Proteins encoded in a region of the Betaproteobacteria bacterium genome:
- a CDS encoding GspH/FimT family pseudopilin — MPETPRQCLGLSSGFTLIEILVVIVILGITTVLATANLFQTAEEKLQQESEKLLAVLQIARDEAAFGGRVIAVTITGNEIQFLERDFADPSRWNASAIEGLRPHTLSDTFSARLRVGSASADAKDNIITFLPIGVAAPFELALSGPAGNRKIAGDAIGNLRLGKDPS; from the coding sequence ATGCCTGAAACACCGCGCCAGTGCTTGGGTTTATCAAGTGGCTTCACCCTGATCGAAATCCTGGTGGTGATCGTCATTCTCGGCATCACCACCGTTCTTGCCACCGCGAATCTGTTCCAGACCGCCGAAGAAAAACTCCAGCAAGAAAGCGAAAAACTGCTCGCGGTCCTGCAAATCGCGCGCGATGAAGCCGCGTTCGGCGGGCGTGTCATTGCGGTGACAATCACCGGCAACGAAATTCAATTCCTGGAACGAGACTTTGCCGATCCGTCGCGCTGGAATGCGTCGGCCATCGAAGGCCTCAGGCCCCACACGCTATCGGACACATTCAGCGCGCGGTTGCGTGTCGGTTCGGCATCTGCTGATGCGAAAGACAACATCATTACGTTTTTGCCCATTGGTGTTGCCGCGCCATTTGAGCTTGCCCTGAGTGGCCCAGCCGGTAACCGCAAGATCGCCGGCGATGCCATCGGCAATTTGCGTCTCGGCAAAGATCCGTCGTGA
- the gspN gene encoding type II secretion system protein N, whose translation MTWLTGRRIGILVAIAFVVGVIEFLPAYLFEDRINRALPPPWHVSVAGSIWDGFGVLQAGQASDALTVPLTWKFDLRALTRLRMAWKVVPTSPTFAGSIEVGAGWQSVEFSNVAVTMDAGALQLAIPVLALFAPSGTMRVSTPGAMRMDVAYGDVLRVNGDVQINADSFGLARFSPQALGNYQLKLAARGTAIDYVVEQSSGALKLDGGGSIQTTSPGQIAYAGHITPSPALPEDLLAQLKSIGQPTPDGRLRVDWKARW comes from the coding sequence ATGACGTGGCTCACCGGGCGCCGCATCGGAATCCTGGTGGCCATCGCCTTTGTAGTTGGCGTGATCGAATTCCTGCCGGCGTACCTGTTCGAGGACCGCATCAATCGGGCGCTTCCGCCGCCATGGCATGTCTCGGTGGCCGGATCGATCTGGGACGGCTTTGGTGTGCTGCAGGCAGGCCAGGCATCTGACGCGCTGACCGTGCCGCTTACCTGGAAATTCGACCTGCGGGCGTTGACGCGGCTGCGAATGGCATGGAAAGTCGTGCCGACATCGCCCACCTTCGCCGGGTCAATTGAAGTCGGTGCAGGTTGGCAGTCGGTTGAGTTCAGCAATGTGGCCGTCACCATGGACGCAGGGGCCCTTCAACTGGCGATACCCGTCCTGGCACTATTCGCGCCCTCGGGAACGATGCGTGTCAGCACACCTGGCGCGATGCGAATGGATGTGGCCTACGGTGATGTCCTTCGCGTAAACGGTGATGTGCAAATCAATGCGGACAGCTTCGGCCTCGCGCGGTTTTCCCCGCAGGCATTGGGAAACTACCAACTGAAACTCGCCGCACGAGGCACGGCTATCGACTATGTTGTCGAGCAATCGAGTGGCGCGTTGAAACTTGACGGTGGCGGATCGATTCAGACGACATCTCCGGGCCAGATTGCCTACGCGGGACACATCACGCCATCGCCTGCGCTGCCTGAGGATTTGCTTGCCCAACTGAAGTCCATCGGGCAGCCGACGCCGGATGGCCGCCTGCGTGTCGATTGGAAGGCCCGATGGTAA
- the gspI gene encoding type II secretion system minor pseudopilin GspI has translation MRIGTNHRRGFTLIEVLVALTILAIALAAAARAANVATDSAQETRLRTLATWIAQNRVAELTAMNTFPSAGTVSGRSSMSGIEFEWQQVTSETPNAAFRKVSLKVLRPAQSQSLVTLNAYLVRPPGSGP, from the coding sequence ATGCGTATTGGCACAAACCACCGGCGCGGATTCACGCTTATTGAGGTGCTGGTTGCGCTGACTATCCTCGCCATCGCGCTGGCGGCCGCCGCGCGCGCCGCAAATGTTGCGACCGACAGCGCGCAGGAAACGCGCCTGCGCACATTGGCCACCTGGATCGCGCAAAATCGCGTCGCTGAACTGACGGCGATGAATACCTTCCCTTCGGCCGGTACCGTCAGCGGACGCAGCAGCATGTCGGGAATCGAGTTCGAATGGCAGCAGGTGACATCGGAGACGCCGAACGCGGCATTCCGCAAGGTTTCACTCAAGGTACTGCGTCCGGCTCAGTCACAATCGCTGGTGACGCTGAACGCCTATCTCGTGCGGCCGCCGGGGAGCGGGCCGTGA
- a CDS encoding nucleotide sugar dehydrogenase translates to MKQQIIGVVGLGYVGLPLAVEFGKQFETYGFDLSQAKVDAYCGHVDPTGEVSTEDLRAATRLTCTTDVAALAKADIIIIAVPTPVDEARLPDFAPLLSASKAIGPHLKAGVIVVYESTVYPGATEEVCIPELERASGKKWKRDFFVGYSPERINPGDKEHTLVSIVKVVSGDTPETLERLANAYAAVVKAGVHRASSIQVAEAAKVIENSQRDINIAFMNELAIIFNRMGLDTAEVLAAAGTKWNFLKFRPGLVGGHCIGVDPYYLTYQAEKFGHHAEVILSGRRINDSMGKYVAENTVKTMIRAGGKLQGGTVNVLGLTFKENCPDVRNTKVVDIVKELKEYGLTVKVHDPYASPAEAQHEYGIALTEWDRMPAADAVILAVSHKEYLDKPLATLLEKVKLQGAVIDVKSVLDAGAIRASGRQLWRL, encoded by the coding sequence ATGAAGCAACAAATTATTGGCGTTGTCGGTCTTGGCTATGTGGGCCTGCCGCTCGCCGTTGAATTCGGCAAACAATTTGAAACGTATGGGTTTGATTTATCCCAGGCAAAAGTTGATGCCTATTGCGGGCATGTTGATCCGACTGGCGAAGTATCCACGGAAGACTTGCGCGCGGCGACCAGGCTTACCTGCACGACCGACGTTGCGGCGCTGGCAAAGGCTGACATCATCATCATCGCCGTGCCGACGCCGGTGGATGAAGCGCGCCTGCCGGATTTCGCGCCTTTGCTCAGCGCGAGTAAGGCCATCGGCCCGCACCTCAAGGCCGGCGTTATCGTGGTTTACGAGTCCACCGTCTATCCGGGTGCTACCGAAGAAGTGTGCATTCCGGAACTGGAACGCGCGTCCGGTAAAAAATGGAAGCGCGATTTCTTTGTCGGCTATTCCCCGGAGCGCATAAACCCCGGCGACAAGGAACATACGCTGGTCAGTATCGTCAAGGTTGTGTCCGGTGACACGCCCGAAACGCTGGAGCGGCTCGCAAACGCCTATGCGGCAGTCGTCAAGGCTGGCGTACATCGCGCATCGAGCATCCAGGTTGCTGAAGCCGCTAAGGTTATCGAGAACTCCCAGCGCGATATCAATATCGCGTTCATGAATGAACTCGCGATCATTTTCAATCGCATGGGACTGGATACCGCCGAAGTGCTGGCTGCGGCCGGGACCAAGTGGAACTTCCTGAAATTCCGTCCCGGCCTCGTCGGTGGACATTGCATTGGCGTCGACCCCTACTACCTCACTTATCAGGCCGAAAAATTCGGCCACCATGCGGAAGTGATTCTTTCCGGGCGGCGCATCAATGACAGCATGGGCAAATACGTCGCCGAGAATACGGTCAAGACCATGATTCGCGCCGGTGGAAAATTGCAGGGCGGCACCGTCAACGTACTGGGGCTGACCTTCAAGGAAAACTGTCCCGATGTGCGCAATACAAAAGTCGTCGACATCGTGAAAGAGTTGAAGGAATACGGACTGACTGTGAAGGTGCATGACCCCTACGCGTCGCCGGCGGAAGCACAGCACGAGTACGGTATCGCCTTAACCGAGTGGGATCGGATGCCCGCGGCTGATGCAGTAATACTGGCGGTGTCGCACAAGGAATATCTGGACAAGCCGCTGGCCACCCTGCTGGAGAAGGTCAAGCTGCAAGGGGCGGTAATCGACGTGAAATCAGTGCTGGATGCGGGCGCGATCCGCGCGAGTGGCCGGCAACTTTGGCGGCTGTAG
- a CDS encoding phosphomannomutase/phosphoglucomutase, translating to MSKVASEIFKAYDIRGIVGKSLTGETVKLVGKALGTEAKRRGGTHITIGYDGRLSGPLFAEALAQGIQSTGIHVIDIGMVATPMVYFGAVHFNTGSGVMITGSHNPPDYNGIKMVIQGETLALDAIQALKRAIDTDDFEIAPPARVGTYEKRDLTEAYIARIVGDAKLTRPMKIVVDCGNGAPGAYAPRLFRAMGCDVIELFCDVDGTFPNHHPDPAEPKNLQDVIRALKETDAELGLAFDGDGDRLGVVTKDGEIIYPDRQLMLFAADVLSRVPGGEVIFDVKSSRNLFKWVRDHGGRPTLYKTGHSLIKLKMKETGAPIAGEMSGHIFFKERWYGFDDALYCGARLLEIVSKDVDANAQLKALPNSISTPELHWHLKEGEPHTLVAQLQKDAKFEGATEVITLDGFRVEYPFGFGLARASNTTPVIVLRFEAETDIALQRIKEDFRRVLTAAKSDVPLPY from the coding sequence ATGAGCAAAGTCGCATCCGAAATCTTCAAGGCTTACGATATTCGTGGCATCGTCGGTAAATCGCTGACCGGCGAAACCGTCAAACTGGTTGGCAAAGCGCTGGGCACAGAGGCAAAACGCCGTGGCGGCACGCATATCACGATCGGCTACGATGGCCGGCTATCCGGTCCCCTGTTCGCCGAAGCGCTCGCCCAAGGCATTCAATCGACCGGCATCCACGTCATCGATATCGGCATGGTGGCGACACCGATGGTCTATTTCGGCGCGGTCCATTTCAATACCGGCTCGGGGGTGATGATTACTGGCTCGCACAACCCCCCCGACTACAACGGCATCAAGATGGTGATCCAGGGCGAAACACTGGCGCTGGACGCGATACAGGCGCTGAAGCGCGCCATCGACACGGACGATTTCGAAATCGCTCCCCCGGCGCGTGTAGGCACCTACGAAAAGCGCGACCTGACGGAGGCCTATATCGCCCGCATCGTCGGTGACGCAAAGCTCACCCGCCCGATGAAGATTGTGGTCGATTGCGGCAATGGGGCCCCCGGTGCCTATGCGCCACGCCTCTTCCGTGCAATGGGCTGCGACGTGATCGAATTATTCTGCGACGTCGATGGCACCTTTCCCAATCATCATCCCGATCCGGCCGAACCCAAGAATCTGCAGGACGTCATCCGCGCGCTAAAGGAAACCGATGCCGAATTGGGGCTGGCGTTTGACGGTGACGGGGATCGCCTGGGCGTTGTCACGAAAGACGGCGAGATCATCTACCCCGATCGGCAGTTGATGCTGTTCGCCGCCGATGTGTTGTCGCGCGTGCCGGGTGGCGAAGTTATTTTTGACGTGAAATCGTCACGTAATCTGTTCAAGTGGGTGCGCGACCACGGTGGCCGGCCCACGCTGTACAAGACCGGGCATTCGCTGATCAAACTGAAGATGAAGGAGACCGGCGCGCCGATTGCCGGCGAAATGAGCGGCCATATCTTTTTCAAGGAACGGTGGTACGGCTTCGACGACGCGCTGTATTGCGGCGCGCGATTGCTGGAAATCGTCAGCAAAGACGTCGATGCCAATGCACAACTGAAAGCCCTGCCCAACTCCATTTCGACGCCAGAACTCCATTGGCATCTCAAGGAAGGCGAGCCGCACACACTGGTTGCCCAATTGCAGAAAGACGCCAAGTTTGAGGGCGCCACCGAAGTAATCACGCTTGACGGCTTCCGTGTCGAGTATCCGTTCGGCTTCGGCCTGGCGCGTGCGTCCAACACCACGCCGGTGATCGTGCTGCGCTTCGAGGCAGAAACCGATATCGCGTTGCAGCGTATAAAGGAAGATTTCCGCCGGGTGCTGACGGCGGCGAAATCGGATGTGCCGCTGCCGTACTAA
- the gspJ gene encoding type II secretion system minor pseudopilin GspJ: MKVRFAPKQSGFTLVELLVALAIFAIMAVMSYRTLDSVFQTRQHLNTETARLRDVALLFARLDDDFTTLLDRRPRNADNLLDDALRLTALLPGADDATLVFTRSGFAGSTGIAATPQRVGYRLKEGTLELVLWPSLDAAPRTAPQAYPALGQVREAKWRAMDRAGTWQNVWRSTPVGGSPASGAASAPGAYPAALELTITLAGGEQFVRVFALRGNT, from the coding sequence GTGAAAGTCCGCTTTGCACCAAAACAATCCGGCTTCACACTCGTGGAGTTGTTGGTCGCGCTCGCTATTTTCGCGATCATGGCGGTGATGTCGTATCGCACGCTCGATTCGGTATTTCAGACCCGGCAACACCTGAACACCGAGACGGCACGGCTTCGCGATGTCGCGCTGCTATTTGCGCGGCTCGATGACGACTTCACTACGCTGCTCGACCGGCGGCCGCGCAATGCCGACAACTTGCTCGATGATGCCCTGCGTCTCACTGCCCTGCTTCCCGGCGCGGACGATGCCACGCTGGTCTTTACCCGAAGCGGGTTTGCCGGCAGTACCGGTATCGCCGCCACGCCACAGCGCGTCGGCTATCGATTGAAGGAAGGTACGCTGGAACTGGTGCTATGGCCGAGCCTCGACGCTGCCCCGCGCACGGCACCGCAGGCATATCCCGCATTGGGCCAGGTCCGCGAGGCCAAATGGCGAGCCATGGATCGTGCCGGCACCTGGCAAAACGTGTGGCGATCCACGCCGGTCGGTGGCAGTCCGGCATCCGGCGCCGCGAGTGCACCGGGTGCCTACCCGGCCGCACTTGAACTCACCATCACGCTGGCGGGCGGCGAGCAGTTCGTCCGCGTGTTCGCACTGCGCGGCAACACATGA
- a CDS encoding type II secretion system protein M, translating to MRNQRGLQCASYCEQAHELAVVDTDSARAIACARIATLASAEQRHQRVIGIGALLLIVAILFAYVWLPAVRERDRLTARLPQLSAQLALMKTQAEEIRQLTSTSLIAPAPPTIANIDTLQSAFGDGARVNLDPSRAFRVVIPRIVYATWWDRLGDVQSRHQLQIISLTLQALPDGRREVSVDMLMADQTRPSGSPAAGSAK from the coding sequence ATGCGAAATCAACGAGGCTTGCAGTGCGCGTCATATTGCGAGCAGGCACATGAACTTGCCGTCGTTGATACGGATTCGGCTCGCGCAATCGCTTGCGCCCGCATTGCAACGCTGGCATCGGCTGAACAGCGTCATCAGCGTGTCATCGGCATCGGCGCGTTGCTTCTGATTGTGGCCATTCTGTTCGCCTACGTCTGGCTACCTGCCGTGCGCGAACGCGACCGCCTGACCGCCAGGCTTCCGCAACTCAGCGCTCAACTTGCGCTGATGAAAACCCAGGCTGAAGAAATTCGCCAGCTGACGAGTACCAGCCTCATCGCGCCCGCGCCGCCAACCATTGCCAATATCGACACTTTGCAGTCCGCGTTTGGTGACGGCGCCCGCGTGAACCTTGATCCCAGCCGCGCGTTCCGGGTTGTGATTCCAAGAATTGTCTATGCAACGTGGTGGGATCGGCTGGGCGACGTGCAGTCGCGGCATCAACTCCAGATCATTTCACTTACATTGCAGGCTTTGCCGGATGGCAGGCGGGAAGTCTCCGTCGACATGCTCATGGCTGACCAGACGCGGCCCAGCGGGTCACCGGCTGCCGGGAGCGCCAAATGA
- a CDS encoding alpha/beta fold hydrolase produces MVTTGAGIDANAAAAPRYRAPWWLGRGVFGAHWQTVYPFVFDRPDKPHYRRERWDTTPNGKPDGDFIDVDRVTGPLDKPMVVVFHGLEGSSQSIYSLNLMNEVARRGWRGLVPHFRGCGGEMNLLPRAYHSGDSTEIDWILRRAKAEAPDRPLYVAAISLGGNATLKWLGEQGSEATRIATAAVGISAPLDLMASGAALERGFCRLYTRRFLATMKTSSLAKLRRHPGIFREEVMRRARTLREFDNEVTAPLHGYRDTDDYWTRGSAKPGLIDVKVSTLVLNARNDPFLPASALPTANEVSAHVTLEFPEHGGHVGFLAEPFPGNSWMTRRVFHFFDTQT; encoded by the coding sequence ATGGTAACGACAGGGGCGGGCATCGACGCCAATGCGGCGGCGGCTCCGCGGTATCGCGCGCCATGGTGGCTGGGCCGCGGTGTGTTTGGCGCACATTGGCAGACGGTCTATCCGTTCGTCTTTGACCGACCGGACAAACCACATTACCGCCGCGAACGCTGGGACACTACGCCGAACGGCAAGCCGGACGGCGATTTTATCGATGTCGATCGCGTCACGGGACCGCTGGACAAGCCGATGGTAGTGGTCTTTCACGGGCTCGAAGGCTCATCGCAAAGCATCTACTCGCTCAACCTGATGAATGAAGTGGCGCGGCGTGGCTGGCGCGGACTGGTGCCACATTTCCGCGGCTGCGGCGGCGAAATGAACCTTCTGCCGCGCGCGTATCATTCGGGCGACTCGACCGAGATCGACTGGATCCTGCGCCGCGCAAAAGCCGAAGCACCCGATCGGCCGCTTTATGTCGCTGCCATATCTCTGGGCGGCAACGCGACGTTGAAATGGCTGGGCGAACAAGGAAGCGAAGCGACCCGAATCGCGACTGCTGCCGTGGGGATTTCCGCGCCGCTGGATTTAATGGCCTCGGGCGCGGCGCTTGAACGCGGCTTTTGCCGGCTCTACACACGCCGCTTTCTCGCGACCATGAAGACGAGTTCGCTGGCCAAACTCAGGCGCCACCCCGGCATCTTCCGCGAGGAGGTCATGCGGCGCGCGCGCACCTTGCGCGAGTTCGACAACGAGGTCACCGCGCCGCTGCACGGCTACCGGGACACCGACGATTACTGGACACGCGGGTCGGCCAAGCCGGGCCTGATCGATGTTAAGGTATCGACATTGGTATTGAATGCCCGTAACGACCCGTTCCTGCCGGCGTCCGCCCTGCCCACGGCAAATGAAGTATCCGCGCACGTGACGCTGGAATTTCCGGAACATGGCGGCCATGTGGGCTTTCTGGCGGAACCATTCCCCGGCAACAGTTGGATGACCCGGCGTGTTTTTCATTTTTTTGACACTCAAACCTAG
- a CDS encoding alkaline phosphatase D family protein: MNYRLPLRLLACLFAAALASPVVSSAELTAGPMAGASYMRGAKLWVQASGPAKAVIEYWDTKEPKKVMRTIAIALRQDEDYIGHFNIDALEPGRRYGYRVRFDGKEQKVGQSLTFQTQTLWQWRTDAPDWKLAFGTCAYTNEVAYDRPGRPYGGAAEAMQIYDSIAMQKPDVMLWGGDYLYHREVDQDSETGLRYRWKHDRSIPQVQNLLRTGHHFAIWDDHEYGPNDSNSSYPLKGESLKLFKRHFANPSYGLPETPGVFGNFIFNDAEIFLTDNRYYRDSDKLIADDKSMLGAAQLRWLKNALLSSVSPVKIIVVGNQVTNAVNPWEGWDKFPKERADFLKFLIDQKINGVIFFSGDRHFTELLKTERAGTYPLYELTCSPLTSGTPSGLDSEKANPQVVADTFVAERNFCTVDFSGTRKERKLMIRSFSTEGRQIWEKEIALSALQSPK, translated from the coding sequence ATGAACTACCGCCTTCCCTTGCGCCTTCTTGCCTGCCTGTTTGCCGCCGCACTGGCATCACCTGTCGTATCTTCCGCTGAACTAACTGCCGGGCCAATGGCCGGTGCGTCGTACATGCGTGGCGCAAAATTGTGGGTACAGGCGAGCGGGCCAGCCAAGGCTGTAATCGAATACTGGGACACGAAGGAGCCGAAGAAAGTCATGCGCACCATAGCGATTGCGCTGCGGCAGGATGAGGACTACATCGGACATTTCAATATTGATGCGCTGGAGCCGGGCCGGAGGTATGGCTACCGCGTCAGATTTGACGGCAAGGAACAAAAAGTCGGGCAATCGCTCACGTTTCAGACCCAGACACTTTGGCAATGGCGCACCGACGCCCCCGACTGGAAGCTCGCCTTCGGCACCTGTGCCTACACCAACGAAGTCGCATACGACCGGCCCGGCCGCCCGTATGGCGGCGCAGCGGAAGCCATGCAGATTTACGACAGCATCGCCATGCAAAAGCCGGATGTGATGCTATGGGGTGGCGATTACCTTTACCACCGCGAAGTCGATCAGGACAGCGAAACGGGTCTGCGCTACCGCTGGAAGCACGATCGCAGCATCCCGCAAGTGCAGAATCTGTTGCGCACCGGCCATCACTTCGCGATTTGGGACGATCACGAATACGGGCCCAATGATTCAAATTCCAGTTACCCGCTTAAGGGCGAATCGCTGAAGCTCTTCAAGCGGCATTTTGCCAACCCCAGCTATGGCTTGCCGGAAACGCCGGGCGTGTTCGGTAACTTCATTTTCAACGATGCGGAGATTTTTCTGACGGACAATCGTTACTATCGCGATAGTGACAAGTTGATTGCCGATGACAAATCGATGCTCGGCGCCGCGCAATTGCGCTGGCTGAAGAACGCGTTGCTTTCCTCGGTGTCGCCGGTGAAAATCATCGTCGTCGGCAACCAGGTGACCAACGCCGTCAATCCCTGGGAAGGCTGGGACAAGTTTCCAAAGGAACGCGCCGACTTCCTCAAATTTCTCATCGACCAGAAAATCAACGGCGTGATATTTTTTTCAGGCGATCGGCATTTCACGGAACTGCTGAAGACCGAGCGCGCGGGAACCTATCCCTTGTATGAGTTGACCTGCTCGCCATTGACCTCGGGCACGCCGTCCGGCCTCGATTCCGAAAAGGCCAATCCGCAAGTTGTGGCGGATACGTTTGTCGCGGAGCGCAATTTCTGCACGGTGGATTTTTCAGGCACGCGCAAGGAGCGCAAGCTGATGATTCGCAGCTTCTCCACCGAGGGGCGGCAAATCTGGGAGAAGGAGATTGCGTTGTCGGCATTGCAGTCGCCGAAGTAG
- the gspG gene encoding type II secretion system major pseudopilin GspG encodes MKTLKTQQAFTLIEIMIVVVILGILAAVVIPKILDRPDQARVTAAKADIAVIMQQLKLYRLDNSFYPSTDQGLESLTVKPATNPMPLNWKQGGYLERLPNDPWGRPYQYLNPGIKGEIDIFSLGADGQPGGEGSNADIGSWGL; translated from the coding sequence ATGAAAACTCTCAAGACGCAACAAGCATTCACGCTCATCGAAATCATGATCGTCGTCGTCATCCTCGGCATCCTTGCGGCGGTGGTGATTCCGAAAATCCTCGATCGCCCCGATCAGGCGCGTGTGACCGCCGCCAAGGCGGACATCGCCGTGATCATGCAGCAACTGAAACTCTATCGGCTCGACAACAGTTTCTATCCCTCGACCGATCAGGGACTGGAATCACTGACCGTCAAGCCGGCGACCAATCCCATGCCACTGAACTGGAAACAAGGCGGCTACTTGGAGCGCCTGCCCAACGACCCGTGGGGACGGCCTTATCAGTATCTGAACCCCGGTATCAAAGGCGAGATTGATATCTTCAGTCTTGGCGCGGATGGGCAACCGGGCGGCGAAGGGTCCAATGCCGATATCGGATCGTGGGGGCTTTGA
- the gspK gene encoding type II secretion system minor pseudopilin GspK: protein MTRKHQRGVAIITALLVVMLAASIAAFLLSQQSQALTRTARAGERAQAALYAAPTLDWARAALFQLQKTTQRVDLSQPWAQGLNAIPIDGAMAAGAVRDDGGLFNLNNLVKNGAKSEADMEVFRRLLTELKLSPDLADAVVDWIDADDEPSGASGAESATYMALANPYRAANQNLVQVEELRRVRGFDTAILARLMPFVTALPFRTPINLNTAPQEVLAAIFPTLAIDRLTALAKLRLTKPLANKAAIAESEFLKSVPAATIDVDVTSQFFLVTIAIDNAGAQMRQSALLQRAPGDGSGVPKWPSIIWVKTD, encoded by the coding sequence ATGACGCGCAAACACCAGCGCGGCGTCGCCATCATCACCGCCCTGCTGGTAGTGATGCTCGCGGCCAGCATTGCTGCATTCCTGCTGTCCCAGCAAAGCCAGGCGCTTACCCGCACTGCGCGCGCCGGCGAACGCGCGCAAGCGGCGCTGTACGCGGCGCCGACGCTGGACTGGGCACGCGCGGCGTTATTTCAACTTCAGAAAACCACGCAACGCGTCGATCTATCGCAGCCCTGGGCACAGGGACTCAACGCCATTCCCATCGATGGCGCGATGGCCGCCGGCGCGGTGCGCGACGACGGCGGGCTGTTCAATCTGAATAATCTGGTGAAGAACGGCGCAAAGAGCGAGGCCGATATGGAGGTATTCCGCCGCCTGCTCACAGAACTCAAACTGAGCCCTGATCTGGCCGATGCCGTCGTCGACTGGATCGATGCCGACGACGAGCCGAGCGGCGCGAGTGGCGCGGAAAGTGCGACTTACATGGCACTTGCCAATCCGTATCGCGCTGCCAATCAGAACCTGGTGCAGGTGGAAGAACTGCGCCGCGTGCGCGGCTTTGATACGGCAATCCTGGCGCGATTGATGCCGTTCGTCACGGCGCTTCCGTTCCGCACCCCGATCAACCTCAATACCGCGCCGCAGGAAGTGCTGGCCGCAATATTTCCGACGCTGGCAATTGACCGGCTCACGGCGTTGGCAAAACTGCGGTTAACAAAGCCCCTGGCAAACAAGGCTGCCATCGCGGAATCTGAATTCTTGAAAAGTGTTCCGGCCGCAACCATTGACGTGGACGTTACGAGCCAGTTCTTCCTGGTGACGATCGCTATCGACAACGCCGGCGCGCAGATGCGCCAGTCGGCGCTTCTGCAACGCGCCCCCGGCGACGGCAGCGGTGTCCCCAAATGGCCCAGTATAATTTGGGTCAAAACCGACTAG